One Pyrococcus furiosus DSM 3638 genomic region harbors:
- the gapN gene encoding NADP-dependent glyceraldehyde-3-phosphate dehydrogenase: protein MSKFIHHKIFDEIYEIGEDGVPEFKTYIAGKWIYGEKFKDIKSPINGEVIARVSILSREQIEEAISTTYEIGREKIRDYPGEKRISSFLKAAEMMKEAFDDFVRILILDAGKPKSNAMGEVKATIERLEKTTFEFGRLIGDYIPGDWSEETLESEAIVKREPYGLILAISPFNYPLFISATKVIPALLSGNAVLLKPASADPLAPILFTRVLELSGLPKESFSLLTVPGGFMDDIVRDKRIRAITFTGSTEVGEHIIRTGGIKAYHLELGGKDPAIVLNDANIEESVEKIVKGIVTYSGQRCDAIRLILVEEDIYEQFRESLVAQLSKIEPKNPLEDENAIMGPLIDEDSANYIEEIYKDAIEKGARPLLEFRRRGNYVWPIVLEVNNEILPTLRAFNEDVFGPLALLIKVKDEDEAIEIANSSRFGLDAAVFTTCEKRARKVARKLEVGSVFINEYPRHGIGYYPFGGMKDSGIGREGIGYSLEMLTTTKTIVHNFRGQGVWEYI from the coding sequence ATGTCCAAATTTATACACCACAAAATATTTGATGAAATTTATGAGATTGGGGAAGACGGTGTACCTGAATTCAAAACGTACATTGCTGGAAAATGGATATATGGGGAGAAATTCAAAGATATCAAAAGTCCAATAAACGGGGAAGTCATTGCCCGAGTCTCCATTTTAAGCAGGGAACAAATAGAGGAAGCTATATCCACTACTTACGAAATAGGAAGAGAGAAAATAAGAGATTATCCGGGAGAAAAAAGGATTAGTAGCTTTCTAAAAGCTGCTGAGATGATGAAAGAAGCTTTTGATGACTTTGTAAGGATATTAATTCTCGACGCTGGAAAGCCGAAGAGTAATGCTATGGGCGAGGTAAAGGCAACAATAGAGAGACTAGAAAAAACTACTTTTGAATTTGGAAGGCTTATAGGAGACTACATCCCAGGAGATTGGAGTGAAGAAACTCTCGAAAGTGAGGCAATTGTAAAAAGGGAACCTTATGGGTTAATCTTAGCGATAAGTCCCTTTAACTATCCCTTGTTCATCTCAGCGACTAAAGTTATTCCTGCACTATTAAGCGGAAATGCGGTCTTACTAAAACCCGCTTCAGCCGATCCACTGGCCCCAATACTCTTTACAAGAGTTCTAGAACTTTCTGGTCTACCCAAAGAAAGCTTTTCGTTGTTAACGGTCCCAGGGGGATTCATGGATGATATTGTCAGGGATAAGAGAATTAGAGCTATTACATTTACAGGAAGTACTGAAGTTGGGGAACACATAATAAGAACGGGAGGAATAAAGGCCTACCATTTGGAGCTTGGTGGAAAGGATCCCGCGATTGTTCTCAATGATGCAAACATAGAGGAGAGTGTTGAAAAAATTGTAAAGGGAATTGTTACTTATTCTGGTCAAAGATGTGATGCAATAAGGCTAATACTTGTCGAGGAAGATATATATGAACAATTTAGAGAAAGTCTAGTTGCTCAGCTTTCAAAAATAGAGCCTAAAAATCCACTGGAAGATGAAAATGCAATAATGGGACCACTAATTGATGAAGATTCCGCTAATTACATTGAAGAGATATATAAGGATGCCATAGAAAAAGGAGCAAGGCCACTGCTCGAATTTAGAAGGAGAGGAAACTATGTGTGGCCTATAGTACTTGAAGTGAACAATGAGATCTTGCCTACTCTCAGGGCATTTAACGAAGATGTCTTTGGTCCATTGGCCTTGTTAATAAAGGTTAAAGATGAAGATGAGGCAATTGAAATAGCGAACTCCTCTAGGTTTGGTCTTGATGCTGCAGTATTTACAACCTGCGAAAAGAGAGCAAGAAAAGTTGCAAGGAAACTTGAGGTTGGAAGCGTGTTTATTAATGAATATCCTAGGCATGGAATCGGTTATTATCCATTTGGAGGAATGAAGGACAGTGGAATAGGAAGAGAGGGAATTGGGTATTCTCTCGAAATGTTAACTACAACAAAAACAATAGTGCACAACTTTAGGGGACAAGGAGTTTGGGAATATATCTAG
- a CDS encoding IS6-like element ISPfu2 family transposase, whose translation MKAESILYSLISVLKPFRRNKIPPEKKIRAVELYLRGLSYRQVGKILKISHTTVWEAVQKLAEAVYQPTLLAVRKQRNFIAVDETVVKINGEKRFLWAALDVESREVLAVWITTTRNWWIARDFILVVLKSCKGQPVFLVDGGKWYKSAFKSLGLDFVHVTFGPRNCIERWFRTLKERTKRFWNNFRARDWRRVHRFVFLFAFWYNFVRFHSRFGCPPGDVTEWLQEVMPQLS comes from the coding sequence ATGAAGGCTGAGAGCATTCTATACTCACTGATTTCAGTCTTAAAACCTTTTCGCCGCAACAAAATCCCACCAGAAAAGAAAATCAGAGCAGTAGAACTATACCTGCGAGGCCTCAGCTACAGACAAGTCGGAAAAATCCTCAAAATCAGCCACACAACAGTCTGGGAGGCAGTTCAAAAACTAGCAGAAGCAGTTTACCAGCCAACACTCCTCGCAGTAAGAAAACAGAGGAATTTTATCGCAGTTGATGAGACTGTCGTAAAAATCAACGGGGAGAAGAGATTTCTCTGGGCTGCACTTGACGTTGAGAGCAGGGAAGTTCTCGCAGTCTGGATTACAACAACCAGAAACTGGTGGATTGCTAGAGACTTCATTCTGGTTGTTTTGAAATCCTGCAAAGGACAGCCTGTTTTTCTGGTTGATGGTGGGAAGTGGTACAAGTCTGCTTTTAAATCCCTTGGACTGGATTTTGTTCACGTAACCTTCGGGCCGAGGAACTGTATTGAACGCTGGTTCAGGACTTTAAAAGAAAGAACAAAGCGTTTCTGGAATAATTTCAGGGCTAGAGACTGGAGGAGGGTTCACAGGTTTGTTTTTCTGTTTGCGTTCTGGTATAATTTTGTTAGGTTTCATTCTCGGTTTGGTTGTCCGCCTGGTGATGTGACTGAGTGGCTTCAAGAGGTGATGCCCCAGTTATCCTGA
- a CDS encoding HEPN domain-containing protein, whose amino-acid sequence MFKDSEYERWIKEAKRTLESAYSDLKEGYYEWASFKSQQAAELAVKAVLRGLGLAPVGHSITRLLRELKGMGFNVPKSSYTTQWSSIGTI is encoded by the coding sequence ATGTTCAAAGATAGCGAATATGAGCGGTGGATTAAAGAGGCCAAGAGAACTTTAGAATCCGCTTATTCGGACTTAAAGGAAGGATATTATGAATGGGCCAGTTTTAAGTCCCAACAGGCGGCAGAATTAGCTGTTAAGGCAGTTCTACGAGGATTAGGCCTTGCCCCAGTAGGTCACTCCATAACAAGGCTACTGCGAGAACTAAAAGGAATGGGATTCAACGTTCCAAAAAGCTCCTATACTACGCAATGGAGCTCGATAGGAACTATATAG
- a CDS encoding ATP-binding protein, giving the protein MYLKGEVETFPGRRGKGKDIVMNPLSFGEFVKVARPDIYSKLPRIKRITKVKECSKLRPWREELYDLFILYLKSGGFPRAVKDILEGESIAELHEPTWNSIQKFYGPLY; this is encoded by the coding sequence ATGTACCTCAAAGGTGAAGTTGAGACCTTCCCTGGGAGAAGAGGTAAAGGAAAAGACATCGTTATGAACCCTCTGAGCTTCGGGGAATTCGTGAAAGTTGCGAGGCCAGACATTTACTCCAAACTTCCCAGGATTAAAAGAATCACCAAAGTTAAGGAATGCTCAAAGCTACGCCCGTGGAGAGAGGAGCTCTATGACCTCTTTATTTTATATTTAAAAAGCGGTGGATTCCCGAGGGCCGTCAAGGATATCCTTGAGGGGGAAAGTATAGCCGAACTCCACGAGCCAACCTGGAATTCCATCCAAAAGTTCTACGGCCCTCTCTATTAA
- a CDS encoding AAA family ATPase, translated as MNSLIHGGRIVFIEEDEDYRKWKESKVKWIPNIIERVSLEPFSLNFIFGPRQVGKTTLLKLIIKRLLDEGINPKAIFYVRCDYLSDYKELMKVLDEYMEFRKNEGIESSYFLLDEITFPKE; from the coding sequence TTGAACAGTTTAATCCATGGTGGAAGGATAGTGTTCATAGAGGAGGATGAGGACTATAGAAAATGGAAGGAGAGCAAAGTTAAGTGGATTCCAAATATAATCGAGAGGGTTTCGCTTGAGCCATTCTCCTTGAACTTCATATTCGGCCCGAGACAAGTTGGAAAAACAACGCTATTGAAGCTAATCATAAAGAGGCTCCTGGATGAAGGTATTAACCCCAAGGCGATATTTTATGTTAGATGTGATTATTTAAGCGACTACAAGGAGCTCATGAAAGTTTTGGACGAATACATGGAGTTCAGGAAGAATGAGGGGATTGAAAGTTCATACTTCTTACTGGATGAGATAACGTTTCCAAAGGAGTGA
- a CDS encoding ATP-binding protein, whose product MIRKFVNRKRELEVLEKARLFVVHGRRRVGKTALLRKFLENKRYEKDVEGFSQEISSFINAPVRFESSRDAFKFLREQGKLIVILDEFPYLIEADKGIVSEFQEIVDVMLDNSDVTLILCGSSVGMMEREVPSYKSPLYGRAGGILKVQPFRFFDMVEWFGKDFERLLRIYDVTWGIPKYMEFFRTGSDEEIIANFFDPSAFLFNEARLLLLEELRNPSRYMQIIEAITLWKTRLNEIAQYTGIEPKDLPSYLRVLSNLGIIKREVPITERKGKRWVYVIEDEYFRFYHRFVSPHYEEIESLNPEPAIEDFRKNFNAYLGRTFEKVSREFLTRVIKPSKVGRWWHKGEEIDIVALKGEERKALLVEVKWKELSEKEARRILKDLEHKGELIGMEKWKRCYGLIAKKIENKESIKGEGFFLWDLKDFKSEMI is encoded by the coding sequence ATGATCCGAAAATTTGTGAACAGGAAAAGGGAGCTTGAAGTTCTAGAGAAAGCAAGGCTTTTTGTCGTGCATGGGAGGAGAAGAGTTGGCAAAACAGCCCTCTTAAGGAAATTTTTGGAGAATAAAAGGTATGAAAAGGACGTAGAGGGGTTCTCCCAGGAAATAAGCTCCTTTATAAATGCACCTGTAAGATTCGAAAGCTCCAGGGATGCATTCAAGTTTCTAAGAGAACAGGGAAAATTAATCGTCATACTTGACGAATTTCCATACTTAATAGAGGCCGATAAAGGGATAGTATCTGAATTCCAGGAAATAGTGGATGTGATGCTTGATAATTCTGATGTTACACTCATCCTCTGTGGCTCAAGCGTTGGAATGATGGAACGCGAGGTGCCCAGCTACAAGAGTCCCCTCTACGGGAGGGCAGGTGGGATTCTAAAGGTTCAACCTTTCCGCTTCTTCGACATGGTCGAATGGTTTGGAAAGGACTTTGAAAGGCTTCTAAGGATCTATGACGTCACGTGGGGAATTCCCAAGTACATGGAGTTCTTCAGAACTGGAAGCGATGAAGAGATAATAGCCAACTTCTTCGACCCGAGTGCATTCCTATTCAACGAAGCAAGGCTCCTCCTTCTGGAAGAGCTAAGGAATCCGAGCAGGTACATGCAGATAATCGAGGCAATAACCCTTTGGAAAACAAGACTCAACGAAATCGCCCAGTACACCGGAATAGAGCCAAAGGATTTGCCCTCTTACCTTAGAGTCCTCTCGAATCTTGGAATCATAAAGCGAGAAGTCCCAATAACCGAAAGAAAGGGTAAGAGATGGGTTTACGTGATTGAGGATGAGTACTTCAGATTTTACCACCGTTTCGTGAGCCCTCACTATGAGGAGATAGAGTCCCTTAACCCCGAGCCCGCAATCGAGGATTTCCGGAAGAATTTTAACGCTTACCTCGGAAGGACATTTGAAAAGGTCTCAAGGGAGTTCTTAACGAGAGTTATTAAGCCCAGCAAGGTCGGAAGGTGGTGGCACAAAGGGGAGGAAATCGACATCGTTGCCCTTAAGGGTGAGGAGAGAAAGGCCCTGCTTGTTGAGGTTAAGTGGAAGGAGCTCAGCGAGAAAGAAGCGAGGAGAATTTTAAAAGACCTTGAGCACAAAGGTGAGTTAATCGGAATGGAAAAGTGGAAGAGATGTTATGGATTGATAGCGAAGAAGATCGAGAACAAGGAGAGCATCAAAGGTGAGGGCTTCTTCCTATGGGATCTAAAGGATTTCAAGAGCGAGATGATTTAA
- a CDS encoding nucleotide sugar dehydrogenase gives MKLLGLSREEVKQALRDGKVTIAVYGLGKMGLPLAAVFADHGANVIGVDINERVVEMVNKGENHVKEEPGLDELVRRNVEEGRLRATTDGVWAAKSADVMIILVPTLADDRGNLKLEPVYDVANKIAKGLEKGDIVITEATMPPGTTESLIPILEKSGLKLGEFGLAHAPERTMTGTAIRDITGQYPKIVGASDERTLEAVIGLYETINRKGVIPMSSIKAAEAVKVFEGVYRDVNIALANELALWCEEHGLDALEIFNAANTQPYCHLHMPGAGVGGHCIPVYPWFVISLAKKTNPRLIKTAREINDSMPHHIVELTIRGLNEVGKPLKGSNVLVLGLTFRGGVREFTKSPAIDVIKELKEWGARVFTYDPLCNEEDAKRFGAEWKEDFKDVDAIVIVTDHKEFKDLNLEEIAKQVRNRVIVDGRNILDPRKAEKLGFVYLRVGRVF, from the coding sequence TTGAAGCTCCTGGGATTAAGTAGGGAAGAGGTTAAACAGGCCTTAAGGGATGGGAAGGTGACGATAGCGGTTTATGGACTAGGTAAGATGGGGCTTCCCCTAGCTGCAGTCTTCGCCGACCATGGAGCTAACGTCATCGGCGTCGACATAAACGAGAGAGTTGTTGAGATGGTAAACAAGGGTGAAAACCACGTTAAAGAGGAACCTGGGTTGGATGAGCTTGTTAGGAGGAACGTTGAAGAGGGAAGATTAAGGGCCACGACTGACGGTGTTTGGGCCGCAAAGAGTGCCGACGTCATGATAATATTGGTTCCAACGTTGGCCGATGATAGGGGAAACCTGAAGCTTGAACCCGTCTACGATGTTGCCAATAAGATTGCAAAGGGCTTGGAAAAAGGCGATATAGTAATAACTGAAGCAACTATGCCCCCAGGAACCACGGAGAGCCTTATTCCGATACTTGAGAAGTCTGGTCTAAAGCTTGGTGAGTTCGGATTAGCCCACGCTCCAGAGAGGACAATGACCGGAACCGCGATTAGGGACATTACAGGCCAGTATCCTAAGATAGTTGGAGCGAGCGATGAGAGAACGTTAGAGGCAGTTATCGGATTATACGAGACGATAAACAGAAAGGGAGTCATTCCAATGAGCTCTATAAAGGCCGCAGAAGCGGTGAAGGTGTTCGAAGGAGTATACAGGGACGTCAACATAGCATTGGCTAATGAACTTGCATTGTGGTGCGAAGAACATGGGTTAGACGCCTTAGAAATATTCAACGCAGCCAACACTCAGCCTTATTGCCATCTACACATGCCAGGAGCCGGGGTTGGGGGGCATTGTATCCCAGTCTATCCCTGGTTCGTGATAAGCTTGGCTAAAAAGACGAATCCCAGACTGATAAAGACCGCCAGAGAGATAAACGATTCTATGCCCCACCACATTGTTGAATTAACAATAAGAGGGCTGAATGAAGTTGGGAAACCATTGAAAGGTAGCAACGTGCTCGTCCTAGGACTAACCTTTAGAGGAGGTGTAAGAGAGTTTACGAAGAGCCCTGCAATAGATGTTATAAAGGAGCTCAAGGAATGGGGAGCCAGAGTCTTTACATACGATCCCCTATGCAATGAGGAAGATGCGAAACGTTTTGGAGCGGAGTGGAAAGAGGACTTCAAGGATGTAGATGCCATAGTCATAGTTACCGACCACAAGGAGTTCAAGGACTTAAACCTGGAAGAGATAGCAAAGCAGGTAAGAAACAGAGTAATCGTTGATGGAAGGAATATTCTAGATCCCAGGAAGGCTGAAAAGCTAGGATTCGTGTATTTAAGGGTTGGGAGAGTGTTTTAA
- a CDS encoding UDP-N-acetylglucosamine 3-dehydrogenase: protein MLRVGVVGVGNMGFHHARVYSELAREGKVELVGVADVNFERAREVAKKFNTIPYADYKELAKEDLDAVSIAVPTSLHKQVAIEFMERGINVLVEKPIAESIESAREMIRVAKENKVILMVGHIERFNPAVIKLKESIEKGLLGEVISISAKRVGPMAIRIRDVGIIIDLGVHDIDVISYLFNDRVRKVYARAGNVKHPAGVEDHALIMLGFSNGKSGIIETNWLTPHKTRTLTAVGTEGIAYLDYIQQKLVIYNDEWEKIAKIERREPLKNEIEHFIECIKENKEPLISGEDGLHVLKVALKALESSKRDEVLEVE from the coding sequence ATGCTCAGGGTGGGCGTTGTAGGCGTTGGAAACATGGGGTTTCATCACGCAAGGGTCTACTCTGAATTGGCCAGAGAGGGGAAAGTAGAGCTCGTGGGAGTTGCTGATGTGAACTTTGAAAGGGCTAGAGAGGTTGCAAAGAAGTTCAACACAATCCCGTACGCTGACTACAAGGAGCTCGCAAAGGAGGATCTAGATGCCGTTAGTATAGCGGTTCCAACGTCCCTCCACAAGCAGGTGGCCATAGAATTCATGGAGAGGGGAATAAACGTCCTGGTAGAGAAGCCGATAGCTGAGAGCATCGAGAGCGCTAGGGAAATGATTAGGGTAGCAAAAGAGAATAAAGTTATTCTAATGGTTGGCCACATAGAGAGGTTCAATCCAGCCGTCATCAAGCTCAAGGAGAGCATAGAGAAGGGCCTCCTAGGAGAAGTTATCTCCATTAGTGCTAAGAGAGTGGGCCCAATGGCAATTAGGATCAGGGATGTTGGGATAATAATAGATTTGGGGGTTCACGATATAGATGTAATAAGTTACCTCTTCAATGATAGGGTTAGGAAGGTATACGCCAGGGCTGGAAACGTGAAGCATCCTGCTGGAGTGGAAGATCACGCGCTCATAATGCTCGGTTTTTCAAACGGAAAGAGTGGGATAATAGAGACGAACTGGTTAACTCCACATAAGACGAGAACGTTGACGGCCGTTGGAACGGAGGGGATAGCGTACCTAGACTACATCCAGCAGAAGCTCGTAATATACAACGATGAATGGGAGAAAATAGCGAAGATCGAGAGAAGGGAACCCTTAAAGAACGAGATCGAGCACTTCATAGAGTGCATCAAGGAAAACAAGGAACCCTTGATATCTGGTGAAGATGGATTGCACGTTCTTAAGGTTGCCCTGAAGGCTTTGGAGAGCTCAAAAAGAGATGAGGTCTTGGAGGTGGAATAA
- a CDS encoding DegT/DnrJ/EryC1/StrS family aminotransferase translates to MIPIAKPLIGEEEINAVIEVLKSGMLAHGKEVEAFEREFASYIGVKHGIAVVNGTAALDIALKALKIKPGDEIITTPFTFIASANAILFQGAKPVFADIDPKTYNLDPDEVLEKINEKTKAIIVVHLYGQPADMKAFKEIAEDYKLYLIEDCAQAHGAEFEGQKVGTFGDIAAFSFYPTKNMTTGEGGMVLTNDDELARRARLIRNHGQTEKYLHEELGYNLRMTNIAAALGRVQLRKLDKWNEIRIENAELLTKGIKRIKGLTPPYVDKRVKHVFHQYVIRVEDDFPLTRDELREKLMEKGIGTAVHYPMPVHHQPLYQRLGYSKDCCPNAIEASKRVLSLPVHPAVSKEDINYIIRTLEELG, encoded by the coding sequence ATGATTCCAATTGCAAAGCCCTTAATCGGAGAAGAGGAGATTAATGCCGTAATTGAAGTCCTAAAGAGCGGGATGCTCGCCCATGGAAAGGAAGTAGAAGCCTTCGAAAGGGAATTTGCCAGCTACATAGGAGTAAAACACGGAATTGCGGTGGTGAATGGAACGGCAGCTTTGGATATAGCTTTAAAAGCACTGAAGATAAAGCCAGGAGATGAAATTATAACAACTCCCTTCACGTTCATAGCTTCAGCAAATGCTATTCTTTTCCAGGGAGCCAAACCGGTTTTTGCAGATATAGATCCCAAGACGTACAACCTCGATCCGGACGAGGTTCTCGAAAAGATAAACGAGAAGACAAAAGCTATAATCGTTGTTCACCTCTACGGACAACCTGCAGACATGAAGGCCTTTAAGGAAATAGCTGAGGACTACAAACTATATCTCATCGAGGACTGCGCACAAGCTCACGGAGCTGAGTTTGAAGGTCAGAAGGTTGGAACCTTCGGAGACATAGCCGCCTTCAGCTTTTATCCAACGAAGAACATGACAACCGGAGAGGGTGGAATGGTTCTAACTAACGACGATGAACTCGCTCGTAGAGCTAGGCTCATAAGGAACCATGGGCAGACAGAGAAATACCTTCATGAGGAGCTCGGCTACAACCTTAGAATGACCAATATCGCCGCAGCGCTCGGAAGAGTCCAGCTCAGAAAGCTTGACAAATGGAACGAGATTAGAATTGAAAACGCGGAACTATTAACAAAGGGAATAAAGAGGATTAAGGGGTTGACGCCGCCTTACGTTGATAAGAGGGTTAAGCACGTCTTTCACCAGTATGTTATAAGGGTTGAAGACGATTTTCCATTAACGAGAGATGAGCTCAGGGAAAAGTTAATGGAAAAAGGAATAGGAACTGCCGTGCACTATCCCATGCCAGTTCACCACCAGCCCCTCTACCAAAGGCTCGGCTACTCCAAGGATTGCTGTCCCAATGCGATAGAGGCCAGCAAGAGAGTTCTAAGCTTGCCAGTGCATCCAGCTGTCAGTAAGGAGGACATAAATTACATAATTAGGACGCTTGAAGAGCTTGGGTGA
- a CDS encoding acyltransferase: MSNGSKKYFVHPTAVVEEGAEIGEGTRIWHFAHIRKGAKIGKNCNIGKDVYIDVSVEIGDNVKIQNGVSVYRGVKIEDDVFLGPHMTFTNDLYPRSFNEDWEVVPTLVKKGASIGANATIVCGVTIGEYAMVGAGAVVTKDVPPFGLVYGNPARLKGFVCYCGRKLEKIVGEDEEHVIFKCSHCGREVKIKKEDYQRYLREKDL, from the coding sequence ATGAGTAATGGATCTAAAAAGTACTTTGTTCATCCAACCGCGGTCGTAGAGGAGGGAGCCGAAATAGGAGAAGGAACGAGGATTTGGCACTTCGCCCATATTAGGAAAGGAGCAAAGATCGGAAAGAACTGCAACATCGGGAAGGACGTTTACATTGACGTTAGCGTCGAAATTGGAGACAACGTGAAGATACAAAATGGGGTTAGCGTATACCGTGGAGTAAAGATAGAGGATGATGTTTTCCTAGGACCGCATATGACCTTCACAAACGACCTGTATCCAAGATCCTTTAACGAGGATTGGGAAGTAGTTCCAACTTTGGTTAAGAAGGGGGCAAGCATAGGGGCAAACGCAACCATCGTTTGTGGAGTGACGATAGGGGAGTACGCGATGGTCGGAGCTGGAGCCGTCGTCACCAAAGATGTGCCCCCATTTGGACTAGTATATGGAAACCCAGCAAGATTGAAGGGCTTCGTTTGCTATTGCGGGAGGAAGCTGGAAAAGATAGTTGGAGAAGATGAAGAGCACGTCATCTTTAAGTGTTCTCACTGTGGAAGGGAAGTCAAGATTAAAAAAGAGGATTATCAAAGGTATCTAAGAGAAAAAGACCTATAG
- a CDS encoding glycosyltransferase family 2 protein translates to MSRPTVSVIIPTHNRAKLLKRAIISVLNQTFEDFEIIVVDDASSDNTPNIIESIKDSRIRYIRLEKNSGAPTARNIGIKKARGKFIALLDDDDEWLPRKLEVQVKKFNELEKKFGVVYGGFYYVSQQNERIIGKRLPRFRGNVYGELLKENFIGSPTVLIRRECFKKAGLFDPKLPSSQDWDMWVRIARYYYFDYIVAKYYVHGHQISFNINEKYIPGREIFISKHKDIANNPKILSMHLTQMGLLSILGGNIEKGVKYLAQSITISPLNIDSYKKVIELTLDSRFLEYVKNILHANY, encoded by the coding sequence ATGAGTAGACCTACAGTATCCGTTATAATACCAACCCACAACAGAGCGAAGCTACTAAAGAGAGCCATAATTAGTGTATTAAATCAGACATTTGAGGACTTTGAGATAATAGTTGTTGACGATGCTTCCTCTGATAATACACCCAACATAATTGAAAGCATTAAGGATAGCCGGATTAGATATATTCGACTTGAGAAGAATTCCGGGGCTCCTACAGCCAGGAATATTGGCATCAAAAAGGCTCGAGGTAAGTTCATAGCCTTACTTGACGATGATGACGAATGGCTTCCGCGGAAGCTAGAAGTTCAAGTTAAGAAATTCAATGAACTTGAGAAGAAATTTGGGGTTGTATATGGAGGCTTCTATTATGTTTCCCAACAAAACGAGAGGATAATTGGAAAGAGGCTTCCAAGGTTTAGGGGAAATGTATATGGCGAACTCCTAAAAGAAAATTTCATAGGAAGTCCAACGGTTCTTATTAGAAGAGAGTGCTTTAAGAAAGCAGGCCTTTTTGACCCAAAGTTACCTAGCTCCCAAGACTGGGACATGTGGGTCAGAATAGCTCGCTATTATTATTTTGATTATATAGTTGCAAAATATTACGTTCACGGGCATCAGATATCATTTAACATTAACGAGAAGTATATACCCGGGCGAGAGATATTTATTAGTAAGCATAAGGATATTGCCAATAACCCAAAAATATTAAGCATGCATTTAACTCAAATGGGGCTACTTTCAATTTTAGGTGGAAATATAGAGAAGGGAGTAAAATACCTGGCACAGTCAATTACAATTTCGCCCCTCAATATAGATAGCTATAAAAAGGTCATCGAACTCACACTTGACTCACGTTTCTTAGAATATGTTAAAAACATATTACATGCTAACTATTGA
- the galU gene encoding UTP--glucose-1-phosphate uridylyltransferase GalU, which produces MKVRKAVIPAAGLGTRMLPITKSMPKEMLPIVDRPAIHYVVEEAIKAGIEDILIITGKGKRAIEDYFDRSFELEYYLRERGKFEELKQVEEIGEMVDIYYVRQKKPLGLGDAILHAEKHVNGEPFAVLLGDDIIISKKPAIKQLMEVAERKNTSVIGVEKVPWELVSRYGIINGQKIDEQLYTITDMVEKPSPDEAPSNMAIIGRYVLIPEIFDFLKETPPGKGGEIQLTDALRAMLNEYEMLAKVISGRRYDIGTRIGFIKANIELSLLRDDLREGVILFIKNILQEVQDE; this is translated from the coding sequence GTGAAGGTTAGGAAGGCCGTGATTCCAGCTGCTGGCTTGGGAACAAGAATGCTTCCGATAACCAAGTCGATGCCAAAGGAAATGCTACCAATAGTTGACAGGCCGGCCATTCACTATGTTGTTGAAGAGGCCATTAAAGCCGGAATCGAGGACATCTTGATTATCACTGGAAAGGGAAAGAGGGCGATTGAGGATTATTTTGACAGGAGTTTTGAGTTAGAATACTACCTTAGAGAGAGGGGTAAGTTTGAGGAACTGAAGCAGGTGGAAGAGATTGGAGAGATGGTGGACATCTACTACGTGAGGCAGAAAAAACCCCTAGGATTGGGAGATGCAATACTACACGCGGAAAAACACGTAAACGGAGAACCCTTCGCAGTCCTACTAGGAGACGACATCATAATCAGCAAAAAACCAGCAATCAAACAACTAATGGAAGTTGCAGAGCGAAAGAATACATCCGTAATCGGTGTTGAGAAAGTACCATGGGAGCTAGTCAGCAGATACGGGATAATAAATGGACAAAAAATCGATGAACAGCTTTACACGATAACAGATATGGTAGAGAAACCATCCCCAGACGAAGCACCAAGCAACATGGCAATAATAGGAAGATACGTACTAATTCCTGAAATCTTTGATTTCCTTAAAGAAACTCCCCCAGGAAAAGGAGGGGAGATTCAGCTCACGGATGCATTAAGAGCAATGTTAAACGAATATGAGATGCTTGCAAAAGTAATTTCGGGGAGAAGATATGATATCGGAACACGCATTGGCTTTATCAAAGCGAACATTGAACTCAGTTTACTTCGAGATGATCTAAGAGAGGGAGTTATCTTGTTTATAAAAAACATTCTCCAGGAGGTTCAAGATGAGTAG